ATTCAATATTATTTAGTTTTTGAAGATAGTTTTCTAAACGTGAATCAATTACTAGATAAAGAGATCGAAATCAATTTTGTTGGATTTCAATGTTTGAATTGCGGTAAAAAGAAAAAAATATACCGACAAGGTTTTTGTTACGACTGTTTTTATTCAAGTCCAGCAGTTGGCGATTGGATTATGAGACCAGAATTAAGTACAGCGCACTTAGGAATTGCAGACCGAGATTTAGAGTATGAAGCAAAAGTACAGTTACAGCCGCATATAGTGTATTTGGCAGCTGCCTGTGAAATAAAAGTTGGCGTAACCCGTAAAACCCAAGTTCCAACGCGTTGGATAGACCAGGGCGCCTCACAGGCCATTGCTGTTGTGGAAGTCCCGAACAGATATTTGGCAGGAATTACAGAGGTAGCTTTAAAAAACCATTATACTGATAAAACCAACTGGAGAAAAATGCTGCAGAACTCTGTTGAGGTTTTTGATTTGGTTGCTGAAAAAGTGAAAATTGAAAGTCTAATTCCAGCTGAGGTTAAAGAATATTTTTATGCACAAAAGAATGATTTGTATGAATTGCAATATCCAGTTTTGAGTTATCCTGCAAAAGTAA
This portion of the Flavobacterium panacagri genome encodes:
- a CDS encoding DUF2797 domain-containing protein — protein: MQYQGVLTKMQTELASPIQYYLVFEDSFLNVNQLLDKEIEINFVGFQCLNCGKKKKIYRQGFCYDCFYSSPAVGDWIMRPELSTAHLGIADRDLEYEAKVQLQPHIVYLAAACEIKVGVTRKTQVPTRWIDQGASQAIAVVEVPNRYLAGITEVALKNHYTDKTNWRKMLQNSVEVFDLVAEKVKIESLIPAEVKEYFYAQKNDLYELQYPVLSYPAKVNSLNLDKTPSFSGKLTGIKGQYLLFENGTVFNIRGSEGYVVTINV